One window of the Chitinimonas sp. BJYL2 genome contains the following:
- a CDS encoding TadE/TadG family type IV pilus assembly protein, with product MSPFRQHGQAMAEFLYALPILLLLALGAIQMGFVYQAKLTLNYAAAVGVREGALRNGSMSAIKDGLEAGLSPLYAHSLGTQNMAMLKRARVQAHELLDDPKLAKITILNPTQAGFGAHKADSESGSEIPNDNLMYRDTGAKGGVSVQDANLLKIHVRICYRLFVPIINKLIYNLAVDPPGASMPVATTAPGMLASYGQGSTTRPCTDRPSATEYYLPIESEAIIRMQSPFQDPGVATGSSGVWR from the coding sequence ATGAGCCCCTTTCGCCAGCATGGTCAGGCCATGGCTGAGTTCCTCTATGCCTTGCCCATCCTGCTGTTGCTAGCGTTGGGGGCTATACAGATGGGCTTTGTTTACCAGGCCAAACTCACGTTGAACTACGCGGCAGCCGTGGGAGTGCGCGAGGGCGCGCTACGTAATGGCAGCATGAGTGCCATCAAGGACGGTCTTGAAGCAGGCTTGTCGCCGCTGTATGCGCATAGTCTGGGTACGCAGAATATGGCGATGCTCAAACGTGCCAGAGTTCAGGCGCACGAGCTGCTGGATGATCCCAAGCTGGCGAAGATCACCATCCTGAATCCAACTCAGGCCGGCTTCGGTGCGCACAAGGCAGACTCGGAGAGTGGCTCGGAAATTCCCAATGACAATCTGATGTATCGCGACACCGGCGCAAAGGGTGGAGTCAGCGTTCAGGATGCCAACCTGCTGAAGATCCATGTGCGGATCTGTTACCGTTTATTCGTGCCCATCATCAATAAGCTGATCTACAACCTGGCCGTCGATCCGCCTGGCGCTTCAATGCCCGTTGCGACCACGGCACCCGGCATGCTGGCCAGCTATGGGCAGGGCTCCACCACTCGGCCTTGCACGGATAGACCGTCTGCCACCGAGTACTATTTGCCGATTGAGTCCGAGGCGATCATCCGTATGCAGTCTCCATTCCAGGACCCCGGCGTAGCCACCGGAAGCTCGGGCGTCTGGCGCTGA
- a CDS encoding tetratricopeptide repeat protein → MHRDAEAAYQDGDDVRSEKLLQALLRTAPNDAETWFRLANLYARSDRPEQATEAYQRSLMLNPADSRAWHNLAVVRLRQAQAALTQAHATAGEDDTLRAKTAAMIDLLQQAQSAKAPAAKDAAKP, encoded by the coding sequence TTGCATCGCGATGCAGAAGCGGCTTATCAGGACGGCGACGATGTGCGTTCGGAGAAGCTGCTGCAGGCCTTGTTGCGTACCGCGCCCAATGACGCAGAAACCTGGTTCCGGCTGGCAAACCTGTATGCACGCTCCGACCGACCGGAGCAGGCTACCGAAGCCTATCAGCGCAGCCTGATGCTCAACCCGGCCGATAGCCGCGCCTGGCACAATCTGGCTGTGGTACGCCTGCGTCAGGCTCAGGCAGCTTTGACACAAGCGCATGCCACCGCGGGAGAGGACGACACCCTGCGCGCCAAGACCGCAGCGATGATCGATTTGCTGCAACAAGCCCAGTCTGCAAAAGCACCAGCGGCCAAGGACGCTGCCAAACCATGA
- a CDS encoding DUF192 domain-containing protein, producing MRGDQVLVTTVWAAEHAAERMQGLLGRPVLKPGEAMLIQPCRLVHTFGMPYALDLAFLDRKGRVRKTVRAVKPARIAGCWTAHATLEMTAGEIDRLGIRPDDVLTWQIK from the coding sequence ATGCGGGGCGATCAAGTGCTGGTGACAACCGTCTGGGCGGCGGAGCATGCAGCTGAACGGATGCAGGGCCTGCTGGGTCGGCCCGTACTGAAACCGGGTGAAGCCATGCTTATCCAGCCGTGCCGGCTTGTGCACACTTTTGGCATGCCGTACGCGCTGGATCTGGCCTTTCTGGATCGCAAGGGCAGGGTGCGCAAAACGGTACGCGCCGTGAAACCAGCGCGCATCGCTGGTTGCTGGACTGCACATGCGACGCTGGAGATGACCGCGGGCGAGATTGACCGTCTAGGTATACGCCCCGACGATGTACTGACCTGGCAGATAAAATGA